From the genome of Geothrix sp. 21YS21S-4, one region includes:
- a CDS encoding methylmalonyl-CoA mutase family protein — MSTATAPTQPAAGSGLPPEGYVPRHKIRFVTAASLFDGHDASINIMRRILQAAGCEVIHLGHNRSVLDVVETAVQEDAQGIAVSSYQGGHVEYFKYMVDLLKERGAGHIRVFGGGGGVIAPEEIRELEAYGVARIYSPEDGRRMGLQGMIDDMVRQCDLDPRTTPEFHPLARRITRIELGETDGLAKPVAKVPVLGITGTGGAGKSSLIDELLRRFLVDFPDKRVAVLSVDPTKRKTGGALLGDRIRMNSLYHPELRDRVFMRSLATRGAAHRATSGALVASIAAAQGAGYDLVIVETAGIGQSDSEIADLVDLSMYVMTPEYGAASQLEKIDMLDFADVVVLNKADKRGAEDALRDVRKQYQRAHRRFDEALDDMPVFATCASQFNDPATNWLFVNLVKVLAAKAGVDWAPKLEAGPGNPRRAAIIPPERGRYLAEIADTVQGYKAWARRQAETAELAHALWTSLRTLGDKVPAAGAFYDAAHLTESVEGEQGPAIRVLRQRYQEHLGELHGECRRLVHDWAELKRSYAEPENVYVVRGREIRTANYTVSLSGSPIPKVALPPQSGWGELLRWQLLENLPGRFPFTGGVFEYKRVGEDPTRMFAGEGTPERTNKRFHYVSQGQPAVRLSTAFDSVTLYGEDPHVRPDIYGKVGNSGVSVCTVDDAKKLYSGFDLLCPTTSVSMTINGPAPTMLAFFLNAAIDQRAEQWLKEHSQFEAAQAKIDAMYAAKGLVRPRYEGALPAGNDGLGLALLGVTSDEFLPPEVYAKLRTEALQTVRGTVQADILKEDQAQNTCIFSTEFSLKVMGDIQQTFIEEKVRNFYSVSISGYHIAEAGANPISQLAFTLANGFTFVEYYLSRGMHIDDFAPNLSFFFSNGLDPEYSVIGRVARRIWAVAMKEKYGANDRSQKLKYHIQTSGRSLHAQEIDFNDIRTTLQALYAIYDNCNSLHTNAYDEAITTPTEESVRRAIAVQLIINRELGLARNENPLQGAFIVEQLTELVEEAVLLEFRRLADRGGVLGAMETMYQRGKIQEESMHYEHLKHSGELPIVGVNTFLNLHPAELGAPELIRSTEAEKRQQIDNLAAFHARNADRAPAALARLKDVARAGGNLFDALLDAAKVCSLGQISQALYEVGGQYRRNM; from the coding sequence ATGTCCACAGCCACCGCGCCCACTCAGCCCGCCGCCGGCTCCGGCCTTCCGCCGGAGGGCTACGTCCCGCGCCACAAGATCCGGTTCGTCACCGCCGCCAGCCTGTTCGACGGCCACGACGCCAGCATCAACATCATGCGGCGGATCCTCCAGGCCGCGGGCTGCGAGGTGATCCACCTGGGCCACAACCGCTCGGTGCTGGACGTGGTGGAGACCGCCGTCCAGGAGGACGCCCAGGGCATCGCCGTCTCCAGCTACCAGGGCGGCCACGTGGAGTACTTCAAGTACATGGTGGACCTCCTGAAGGAGCGGGGCGCGGGCCACATCCGGGTCTTCGGCGGCGGGGGCGGGGTGATCGCGCCCGAGGAGATCCGCGAGCTGGAGGCCTACGGCGTCGCCCGCATCTACAGCCCCGAGGATGGCCGCCGGATGGGTCTCCAGGGGATGATCGACGACATGGTGCGGCAGTGCGACCTCGACCCCCGCACCACCCCCGAGTTCCATCCCCTCGCCCGCCGCATCACCCGCATCGAGCTGGGCGAGACGGACGGACTCGCGAAGCCCGTCGCCAAGGTGCCCGTCCTCGGCATCACGGGCACCGGCGGCGCGGGGAAGTCCTCCCTCATCGACGAACTGCTGCGGCGCTTCCTGGTGGACTTCCCGGACAAGCGGGTGGCCGTCCTCAGCGTGGACCCCACCAAGCGCAAGACCGGCGGCGCCCTGCTGGGGGACCGCATCCGCATGAACTCGCTCTACCATCCGGAGCTGCGCGACCGCGTCTTCATGCGGAGCCTGGCCACCCGCGGCGCGGCCCACCGGGCCACCAGCGGGGCCTTGGTGGCGAGCATCGCCGCCGCCCAGGGCGCCGGCTACGACCTGGTGATCGTCGAGACGGCGGGCATCGGGCAGAGCGACAGCGAGATCGCGGACCTGGTGGACCTGTCCATGTACGTGATGACCCCCGAATACGGCGCCGCCAGCCAGCTCGAGAAGATCGACATGCTGGACTTCGCCGACGTGGTGGTGCTGAACAAGGCCGACAAGCGGGGCGCCGAGGACGCCCTGCGCGACGTGCGGAAGCAGTACCAGCGCGCCCACCGGCGGTTCGACGAGGCGCTGGACGACATGCCCGTCTTCGCCACCTGCGCCAGCCAGTTCAACGATCCGGCCACCAACTGGCTGTTCGTGAACCTGGTGAAGGTCCTGGCCGCCAAGGCTGGCGTGGACTGGGCGCCGAAGCTGGAAGCGGGGCCCGGAAACCCCCGCCGCGCGGCCATCATCCCGCCGGAGCGCGGGCGCTACCTGGCGGAGATCGCGGACACCGTCCAGGGCTACAAGGCCTGGGCCCGCCGCCAGGCGGAGACCGCCGAACTGGCCCACGCCCTGTGGACAAGCCTCCGGACCCTGGGCGACAAGGTCCCCGCGGCGGGCGCCTTCTACGACGCGGCCCACCTCACGGAATCCGTCGAAGGCGAGCAGGGACCGGCCATTCGGGTGCTGCGCCAGCGCTACCAGGAACACCTGGGCGAGCTCCACGGCGAGTGCCGCCGCCTCGTCCACGACTGGGCGGAGTTGAAGCGGAGCTACGCGGAGCCCGAGAACGTCTACGTGGTGCGCGGCCGGGAGATCCGCACCGCCAACTACACCGTGTCCCTCAGTGGCTCCCCCATTCCCAAGGTGGCGCTGCCGCCCCAATCGGGCTGGGGCGAGCTGCTGCGCTGGCAGCTTCTGGAGAACCTCCCGGGGCGCTTCCCGTTCACGGGCGGCGTCTTCGAGTACAAGCGGGTGGGCGAGGATCCCACCCGCATGTTCGCGGGCGAGGGCACGCCGGAGCGCACCAACAAGCGCTTCCACTACGTGAGCCAGGGCCAGCCCGCGGTGCGGCTGAGCACGGCCTTCGACAGCGTCACGCTCTACGGCGAGGATCCCCACGTCCGCCCCGACATCTACGGGAAGGTGGGCAACAGCGGCGTCTCCGTCTGCACTGTGGACGATGCGAAGAAGCTGTACTCGGGCTTCGACCTGCTGTGCCCCACCACCAGCGTCAGCATGACCATCAACGGCCCGGCGCCCACCATGCTGGCCTTCTTCCTCAACGCCGCCATCGACCAGCGGGCCGAGCAGTGGCTGAAGGAGCACAGCCAGTTCGAGGCCGCCCAGGCGAAGATCGACGCGATGTACGCGGCGAAGGGCCTGGTCCGGCCCCGCTACGAAGGCGCCCTGCCCGCGGGGAACGACGGCCTGGGGCTGGCCCTCCTGGGCGTGACGTCGGATGAGTTCCTGCCGCCCGAGGTCTACGCGAAGCTGAGGACCGAGGCCCTCCAGACCGTTCGCGGCACGGTCCAGGCCGACATCCTGAAGGAGGACCAGGCGCAGAACACCTGCATCTTCAGCACGGAGTTCAGCCTCAAGGTGATGGGCGACATCCAGCAGACCTTCATCGAGGAGAAGGTCCGCAACTTCTACTCCGTCAGCATCAGCGGATACCACATCGCCGAAGCAGGCGCGAATCCCATCAGCCAGCTGGCCTTCACGCTCGCCAACGGGTTCACCTTCGTCGAGTACTACCTGTCGCGCGGGATGCACATCGACGACTTCGCGCCAAACCTCAGCTTCTTCTTCAGCAACGGCCTCGACCCCGAGTACAGCGTCATCGGCCGCGTGGCCCGGCGGATCTGGGCCGTGGCGATGAAGGAGAAGTACGGCGCCAACGACCGCTCCCAGAAGCTGAAGTACCACATCCAGACCTCGGGCCGGTCCCTCCACGCCCAGGAGATCGACTTCAACGACATCCGCACCACGCTCCAGGCCCTCTACGCCATCTACGACAACTGCAACAGCCTGCACACCAACGCCTACGACGAGGCCATCACCACGCCCACGGAGGAGAGCGTCCGCCGCGCCATCGCCGTCCAGCTGATCATCAACCGCGAGCTGGGCCTCGCCCGGAACGAGAACCCGCTCCAGGGCGCCTTCATCGTCGAGCAGCTCACGGAGCTCGTGGAGGAGGCCGTCCTGCTGGAGTTCCGCCGCCTGGCGGATCGCGGCGGCGTCCTGGGCGCCATGGAGACCATGTACCAGCGGGGCAAGATCCAGGAAGAGTCCATGCACTACGAGCACCTCAAGCACAGCGGGGAGCTGCCCATCGTCGGCGTGAACACCTTCCTCAACCTCCATCCCGCCGAACTGGGCGCTCCCGAGCTGATCCGCAGCACCGAGGCCGAGAAGCGCCAGCAGATCGACAACCTGGCCGCCTTCCACGCCCGCAACGCCGACCGAGCCCCCGCCGCCCTGGCCCGCCTCAAGGACGTCGCCCGAGCCGGAGGCAACCTCTTCGACGCCCTCCTCGACGCCGCCAAAGTCTGCAGCCTCGGCCAGATCAGCCAGGCCCTCTACGAAGTGGGGGGGCAGTACCGGAGGAACATGTAA
- a CDS encoding Spy/CpxP family protein refolding chaperone, whose translation MRTPSHRPAALAVILSVIGLGLSAQAPEPGPRPEPGRSGPHVDPHMGFHPDFRALRELGLTDAQQAKVKAIHESHKSVFKAKGAAAEKAGKALHEALAGDSADDKALKSLHDQAAAAQFDLLLEHRAIRKEIVAVLTPEQKAQFDKLSKKGPGHGPRGPHGPVPRPEPSEPR comes from the coding sequence ATGCGAACCCCCTCCCATCGGCCCGCCGCCCTGGCGGTCATTCTGTCGGTCATCGGTCTCGGCCTCTCCGCCCAGGCGCCCGAACCGGGTCCCCGTCCCGAGCCCGGCCGGTCCGGTCCCCATGTCGATCCCCACATGGGCTTTCATCCCGACTTCCGCGCCCTGCGCGAGCTGGGGCTCACCGACGCCCAGCAGGCCAAAGTGAAGGCGATCCACGAAAGCCACAAGTCGGTCTTCAAGGCCAAGGGCGCCGCGGCGGAAAAGGCCGGCAAGGCCCTGCATGAGGCCCTGGCGGGCGATTCCGCCGACGACAAGGCCCTGAAATCCCTGCACGACCAGGCCGCCGCCGCCCAGTTCGATCTGCTGCTGGAGCACCGTGCCATCCGAAAGGAGATCGTGGCCGTCCTCACGCCCGAGCAGAAGGCGCAGTTCGACAAGCTGTCCAAGAAGGGCCCCGGCCACGGCCCGCGTGGCCCCCATGGTCCGGTGCCCCGCCCGGAGCCCAGCGAACCCCGCTGA
- a CDS encoding S1C family serine protease, which translates to MIRAALILLAALALPAQGPTTQAPRPAAPTEESIIERFRAHAAPRPVAPAAPLSAEERNTIRRFKEIKPSVVFVSAYVQLSNDSDKIPAGSGTGFVWDEWGHIVTNHHVISKEVNGKLLADAKEVEITLAGGKTYKGRVIGASFAYDIAVIQAFAPLDALRPIPIGASGGLQVGQSVLAVGNPFGLDHSLSRGVISALGREIATGYSTWILNSIQTDAAINPGNSGGPLLDSGGRLIGMNTAIAATRGEGSVGVGFAIPVDTLNGVVPRLIARGFLHPPSMGFDSWPSAITQQTFGLRGILIGKVTPGTPAARAGLRAMELDDSGRVRVMGDVLLGYQGRAIESEGQFMAMLELEPPADEIVFDVLRDGKMIKVTLRFTEEDARPASI; encoded by the coding sequence ATGATCCGCGCCGCCCTGATCCTCCTCGCCGCCCTGGCCCTCCCCGCCCAGGGGCCGACCACCCAAGCGCCCCGCCCCGCGGCTCCCACCGAGGAGAGCATCATCGAGCGGTTCCGCGCGCACGCGGCTCCCCGCCCGGTGGCCCCCGCCGCCCCCCTCAGCGCCGAGGAGCGGAACACCATCCGCCGGTTCAAGGAGATCAAGCCGAGCGTGGTGTTCGTGTCCGCCTACGTCCAGCTCTCGAACGACTCCGACAAGATTCCGGCGGGCTCGGGCACGGGCTTCGTGTGGGATGAGTGGGGGCACATCGTCACCAACCACCACGTCATCAGCAAGGAAGTGAACGGAAAGCTGCTCGCTGACGCCAAGGAGGTGGAAATCACCCTGGCCGGGGGCAAGACCTACAAGGGCCGCGTGATCGGCGCCAGCTTCGCCTACGACATCGCCGTGATCCAGGCCTTCGCGCCCCTGGATGCGCTGCGCCCCATTCCCATCGGCGCCAGCGGCGGCCTCCAGGTGGGCCAATCGGTCCTGGCCGTGGGCAACCCCTTCGGCCTGGACCACTCCCTCAGCCGGGGCGTCATCTCCGCCCTCGGACGGGAGATCGCCACCGGGTACAGCACCTGGATCCTCAATTCCATCCAGACGGACGCCGCCATCAACCCCGGCAACTCCGGCGGCCCCTTGCTCGACAGCGGCGGGCGCCTCATCGGGATGAACACCGCCATCGCGGCCACCCGGGGAGAAGGGTCCGTGGGCGTCGGATTCGCGATCCCCGTGGACACCCTGAACGGGGTGGTGCCGCGGCTGATCGCCCGGGGCTTCCTCCACCCCCCGAGCATGGGCTTCGATTCCTGGCCCTCGGCCATCACCCAACAGACGTTCGGGCTCCGCGGCATCCTCATCGGAAAGGTGACGCCCGGGACGCCCGCCGCCCGGGCCGGCCTCCGCGCCATGGAGCTGGACGATTCGGGCCGCGTGCGCGTGATGGGCGACGTCCTGCTGGGCTACCAGGGGCGGGCGATCGAAAGCGAAGGCCAGTTCATGGCCATGCTCGAACTGGAGCCGCCCGCCGACGAGATCGTCTTCGACGTCCTGCGGGACGGCAAGATGATCAAGGTGACCCTCCGCTTCACCGAAGAGGACGCCCGGCCCGCCAGCATCTGA
- a CDS encoding transglycosylase SLT domain-containing protein: MLRPFFISFLTTLALTAGMAKGSKEVAKPGVTYLYTYYDRQGRLVINNLPPSYVKSQGLVLKHVGVGRVRLAVTPTEMARALKSPELIALVDEIAQAEGVDTHLARAVIQAESAFNYRARSRAGALGLMQLMPSTAERFGVLDPFDPRQNISGGVKYLKWLHDYYEGDLTRVVAAYNAGEGAVNRHKGIPPYRETQAYVPRVLDLYRRRAVQPDPKLAGSMALLQKGRGGFKVDVQKTADGAAEVPVQRAATRIYQWTDANGRLQISDQPPPKGAADLKSFADP, encoded by the coding sequence ATGCTCCGTCCCTTCTTCATATCCTTCCTGACCACCCTGGCGCTCACCGCCGGGATGGCGAAGGGGTCGAAGGAGGTGGCGAAGCCGGGGGTCACCTACCTCTACACCTATTACGACCGGCAGGGCCGGCTGGTGATCAACAACCTCCCCCCGAGCTACGTGAAGAGCCAGGGGCTGGTCCTGAAGCACGTGGGGGTGGGCCGGGTGCGGCTGGCGGTGACGCCGACGGAGATGGCCCGGGCCCTCAAGAGCCCCGAGCTGATCGCCCTGGTGGATGAGATTGCCCAGGCGGAGGGCGTGGATACGCACCTGGCGCGGGCCGTCATCCAGGCCGAAAGCGCCTTCAACTACCGGGCACGCTCCCGGGCGGGAGCGCTGGGGCTGATGCAGTTGATGCCGTCCACCGCGGAGCGGTTCGGGGTCCTGGATCCCTTCGATCCCCGGCAGAACATCAGTGGCGGCGTGAAGTATCTCAAGTGGCTGCACGACTACTACGAAGGCGACCTGACGCGCGTGGTGGCGGCCTACAACGCCGGCGAAGGGGCGGTGAACCGCCACAAGGGGATTCCGCCCTACCGCGAGACCCAGGCCTACGTGCCCCGCGTGCTCGACCTCTACCGCCGCCGGGCGGTGCAGCCGGACCCCAAGCTGGCGGGCAGCATGGCCCTGCTCCAGAAGGGCCGCGGCGGGTTCAAGGTGGATGTCCAGAAGACCGCCGACGGCGCGGCGGAGGTGCCCGTCCAGCGGGCTGCCACGCGCATCTACCAGTGGACCGACGCCAACGGCCGCCTCCAGATCAGCGACCAGCCCCCGCCCAAGGGCGCCGCGGACCTGAAGTCCTTCGCCGATCCCTGA
- a CDS encoding response regulator: MKKAPPVVLVVEDEDMVREVVREVLLFLGFQVIEAATAPEGLRIFDRRRAEIDLVLLDMTMPAMGGAELRGELRSRGGAGARVPILLSSAFPHEDVGHILSEDPRTRFLPKPYTVGELGEKLAECLALEGATALVPEPFLTRR; this comes from the coding sequence GTGAAGAAGGCGCCGCCCGTCGTCCTCGTGGTGGAGGACGAGGACATGGTCCGCGAGGTGGTGCGGGAGGTGCTCCTCTTCCTCGGCTTCCAGGTGATCGAGGCGGCCACGGCGCCCGAGGGCCTGCGGATATTCGACCGCCGGAGGGCGGAGATCGACCTGGTGCTCCTGGACATGACCATGCCCGCGATGGGGGGAGCCGAGCTGCGGGGGGAATTGCGGAGCCGGGGCGGCGCGGGCGCGCGGGTCCCCATCCTGCTGTCGTCGGCTTTCCCCCATGAGGACGTGGGCCACATCCTGTCGGAGGATCCCCGGACCCGCTTCCTTCCCAAGCCCTACACCGTGGGCGAACTGGGCGAGAAGCTCGCCGAGTGCCTGGCCCTGGAAGGCGCGACCGCCCTGGTTCCCGAGCCTTTCCTCACTCGCCGATGA
- a CDS encoding secondary thiamine-phosphate synthase enzyme YjbQ: MKSHRKVLTLHVPGRTGFVNLTEEVAAAVRASGVKEGLCLVNPMHITASVFINDEESGLKQDYLRWLEKLAPFNPGSDPAAGGYLHNRTGEDNGDAHHKRQVMGREVVVAITGGKLDFGTWEQIFYGEFDGGRDKRVLIKIIGE, encoded by the coding sequence ATGAAGAGCCACCGCAAGGTCCTCACGCTCCACGTCCCCGGCCGCACGGGCTTCGTGAACCTCACGGAAGAGGTGGCCGCCGCCGTCCGCGCCAGCGGCGTGAAGGAGGGCCTGTGCCTGGTGAACCCCATGCACATCACCGCCAGCGTGTTCATCAATGACGAGGAGTCCGGCCTGAAGCAGGACTACCTCCGCTGGCTGGAGAAGCTGGCGCCCTTCAATCCCGGCAGCGATCCCGCCGCCGGCGGCTACCTCCACAACCGAACGGGAGAGGACAACGGCGACGCCCACCACAAGCGCCAGGTCATGGGCCGCGAGGTGGTGGTGGCCATCACTGGCGGGAAGCTGGACTTCGGGACCTGGGAGCAGATCTTCTACGGCGAATTCGACGGCGGGCGCGACAAGCGCGTGCTCATCAAGATCATCGGCGAGTGA
- a CDS encoding helix-turn-helix transcriptional regulator yields MNSPGTGFPRRLREVRESLGFGQQAFADLLEVSQQTVSLWERGRRVPGRRMWSLIERKLGYSRESLETGTGFTLPDPGVAERPLAGLTVPLPVPREGVAVTRVGLTGLAAEALDLGPAQRALREAVRKGRPVWLVVG; encoded by the coding sequence ATGAACTCGCCCGGGACCGGATTTCCCCGTCGGCTGCGCGAGGTGCGCGAGTCCCTGGGCTTCGGCCAGCAGGCCTTCGCCGACCTGCTGGAAGTCAGCCAGCAGACGGTCTCGCTGTGGGAGCGGGGCCGGCGCGTCCCGGGGCGGCGGATGTGGTCCCTGATCGAGCGGAAGCTGGGCTATTCCCGCGAGTCGCTGGAGACGGGCACGGGCTTCACGCTTCCGGATCCCGGCGTGGCCGAACGCCCCCTGGCGGGCCTCACCGTGCCCCTGCCCGTCCCCCGCGAGGGCGTGGCCGTCACCCGCGTGGGTCTGACCGGCCTCGCCGCCGAGGCCCTGGACCTGGGCCCCGCCCAGCGCGCCCTGCGCGAAGCCGTGCGGAAGGGCCGGCCAGTGTGGCTGGTGGTGGGCTGA
- a CDS encoding PKD domain-containing protein: MRSFRVPLIFALASALAISAQAPKRILFDHTRHEEAGTSAEWVICSASEPDPSPAAPASEADWNGGISAWAFDLYQAGYKVQSLPPSGRLTYGDATNAQDLSNYAVYILPEPYLKFTAAEKQAILAFVQNGGGLFLVGNHPGSARYSGTGGTDAYTAFNDLVAVNGTNPYGFTFVPGHGPGDSLADTTSTAFSTGTSPAEQAILHGAYGSLGLMDFHSYSYLTVNTAQNPSVREILRTQVSGDTGSFIVTCTLGNGRVVAISDSAPTDDGTTTTSGKALHNSYTINSNRAFFLNATAYLAGDSGPAAPTPVVGIATPASNVSLAAGGSVSFQGTASISDGSALSYGWAFGDGATAAVLGPISHAYGTAGTYTATFTATSNQGKSASATRTITVTSATGSSLKETFDTGDKAAYATGTVALPTGTWTLNDALLGDTASDRKVGAQSVRARNSAKVTMNFNFAGGAKTVTVKHAKYGTDDPSTWGLWYSTNGGGAWTQAGTAVSTTSTTLATATFTVNVAAPIRFELRKTDGSSNRVNFDDVTITGY; the protein is encoded by the coding sequence ATGCGCTCCTTCCGCGTTCCGCTGATCTTCGCCCTGGCGTCGGCCCTGGCGATCTCCGCCCAGGCTCCCAAACGGATCCTGTTCGACCACACCCGCCACGAGGAGGCGGGCACTTCCGCCGAGTGGGTGATCTGCTCCGCCAGCGAGCCCGATCCCAGCCCGGCGGCCCCCGCGTCCGAAGCCGACTGGAACGGCGGCATCAGCGCCTGGGCCTTCGACCTCTACCAGGCGGGCTACAAGGTCCAGTCCCTCCCGCCGTCGGGCCGCCTCACCTACGGCGACGCCACCAACGCCCAGGATCTCTCCAACTACGCGGTCTACATCCTTCCGGAGCCGTACCTGAAGTTCACCGCGGCGGAAAAGCAGGCGATCCTCGCCTTCGTCCAGAACGGCGGCGGACTGTTCCTGGTGGGCAACCACCCCGGCTCCGCCCGCTACAGCGGCACGGGCGGAACCGACGCCTACACGGCCTTCAACGACCTGGTGGCGGTGAACGGGACCAATCCCTACGGGTTCACCTTCGTGCCCGGCCACGGCCCCGGCGACTCCCTGGCCGACACCACCAGCACCGCCTTCTCCACCGGCACGAGCCCCGCCGAGCAGGCCATCCTCCACGGCGCCTACGGGTCCCTGGGGCTGATGGACTTCCACTCCTATTCCTACCTGACCGTGAACACGGCCCAGAACCCCAGCGTGCGCGAGATCCTCCGCACCCAGGTGAGCGGCGACACGGGGTCGTTCATCGTGACCTGCACCCTCGGGAACGGCCGCGTGGTGGCCATCAGCGACAGCGCTCCCACCGACGACGGGACCACCACCACCTCGGGCAAGGCGCTGCACAACAGCTACACGATCAACAGCAACCGCGCCTTCTTCCTGAACGCCACCGCCTACCTCGCCGGGGACAGCGGCCCCGCGGCGCCGACGCCGGTGGTGGGGATCGCGACGCCGGCCTCGAACGTCTCCCTCGCCGCGGGCGGCTCCGTCAGCTTCCAGGGGACCGCCAGCATCTCCGACGGCAGCGCCCTCAGCTACGGCTGGGCCTTCGGCGACGGCGCCACCGCTGCGGTCCTGGGTCCGATCAGCCACGCGTACGGAACGGCGGGCACCTACACCGCCACCTTCACGGCCACCAGCAACCAGGGCAAGTCCGCGTCCGCCACCCGGACCATCACCGTCACCTCCGCGACCGGCAGCAGCCTGAAGGAGACCTTCGACACCGGCGACAAGGCCGCCTACGCCACGGGGACCGTCGCCCTCCCCACCGGCACGTGGACGCTGAACGACGCCCTGCTGGGCGACACCGCCAGCGACCGGAAGGTGGGCGCCCAGAGCGTCCGCGCCCGCAACAGCGCCAAGGTCACCATGAACTTCAACTTCGCCGGCGGCGCCAAGACCGTCACCGTCAAGCACGCCAAGTACGGGACGGACGACCCCTCCACCTGGGGGCTGTGGTACTCCACCAACGGCGGCGGCGCCTGGACGCAGGCGGGAACGGCGGTCAGCACCACCTCCACCACCCTGGCCACCGCCACCTTCACGGTGAACGTCGCCGCGCCCATCCGCTTCGAGCTCCGCAAGACCGACGGCAGCTCCAACCGCGTGAACTTCGACGACGTCACCATCACGGGCTACTGA
- a CDS encoding Hpt domain-containing protein, which produces MVPSDLLDPVTLQNLVDLDDGGPGLLSEMLAIFREDTPRRIHDILQAIQQGDFDGLSRAGHALKGGAGALGAKALRGLAADLEHLGRTGSVDGGSDLPLHLEATFQASLAALEAYVAGMETNAG; this is translated from the coding sequence ATGGTCCCATCCGATCTCCTCGACCCGGTCACGCTCCAGAATCTGGTCGATCTCGACGATGGAGGTCCGGGACTGCTGTCGGAGATGCTGGCGATTTTCCGCGAGGACACGCCCCGCCGCATCCACGACATCCTCCAGGCCATCCAGCAGGGGGATTTCGACGGCCTCTCCCGGGCGGGGCACGCCCTCAAGGGCGGCGCGGGCGCCCTGGGCGCCAAGGCGCTCCGCGGGCTGGCCGCGGATCTGGAGCATCTGGGCCGGACCGGCTCCGTGGACGGGGGATCGGACCTGCCCCTCCATCTGGAGGCCACATTCCAGGCCAGCCTGGCGGCCCTGGAAGCCTACGTCGCCGGCATGGAGACGAACGCCGGCTGA
- a CDS encoding virulence RhuM family protein has translation MPGSELLLYQAEDGRTRVQVRLEEDTVWLTQRQMAELFQKDVRTISEHIRNIYEEGELEEEAVVRKFRNTASDGKSYETSFYNLDAIISVGYRVRSARGTQFRIWATQRLREYIVKGFVLDDERLKHPPAEDSGLPDHFSELLERIRDIRASERRMYLRVREIFTLASDYAPSQAETTKFFSIIQNKLHFAATGRTAAELILERADSTRPHMGLTHWTSGRVQKADVTVAKNYLREQEIDELNRIVVMWLDFAEDQSRRRKEIFLKDWTEKLDAFLTFNEREVLPGPGGVSKEQADLHATREYERFADQRRTQLEEEGEAFNLRTLEAASKARLSGKAPGVSTPGKRQKRR, from the coding sequence ATGCCGGGTTCCGAGTTGCTGCTTTACCAGGCCGAGGATGGCCGAACTCGGGTCCAGGTGCGGCTGGAAGAGGACACGGTTTGGCTCACGCAACGGCAAATGGCCGAGTTGTTCCAGAAGGATGTGCGGACGATTTCGGAACATATCCGGAACATCTATGAAGAGGGCGAACTTGAGGAGGAGGCAGTAGTCCGGAAATTCCGGAATACTGCCTCCGATGGGAAAAGCTACGAAACGAGCTTTTACAATCTGGACGCCATCATTTCCGTGGGCTACCGAGTCCGCTCCGCCCGGGGGACCCAGTTCCGGATCTGGGCCACGCAGCGGCTGCGGGAATACATCGTCAAGGGCTTCGTCCTGGACGACGAGCGACTGAAGCATCCGCCCGCGGAAGATTCGGGACTTCCGGACCACTTCAGCGAACTGCTGGAGCGCATCCGCGACATCCGGGCCAGCGAGCGGCGCATGTACCTGCGCGTAAGGGAGATCTTCACGTTGGCGTCGGATTACGCCCCCTCCCAGGCCGAAACCACCAAGTTCTTCAGCATCATCCAGAACAAGCTGCACTTCGCGGCCACGGGCAGGACGGCCGCGGAGCTGATCCTGGAGCGCGCCGACAGCACTCGCCCCCACATGGGGCTGACCCACTGGACCTCCGGGCGCGTACAGAAGGCCGATGTGACGGTGGCCAAGAACTATCTACGCGAGCAAGAGATTGACGAACTGAATCGCATCGTGGTGATGTGGCTGGATTTCGCCGAAGACCAATCCCGCCGGCGAAAGGAGATCTTCCTGAAAGACTGGACCGAGAAGCTCGATGCCTTCCTGACCTTCAACGAACGCGAGGTCCTGCCCGGCCCCGGGGGCGTGTCGAAAGAGCAGGCCGACCTTCACGCGACACGCGAGTACGAGCGATTTGCCGACCAGCGCCGGACGCAGCTGGAGGAGGAAGGGGAGGCCTTCAACCTGAGGACGCTCGAAGCCGCCTCCAAGGCCCGGCTCTCGGGAAAGGCCCCCGGGGTGTCGACACCAGGGAAGCGGCAGAAGCGCAGGTAG